The proteins below are encoded in one region of Fundulus heteroclitus isolate FHET01 unplaced genomic scaffold, MU-UCD_Fhet_4.1 scaffold_157, whole genome shotgun sequence:
- the LOC105928087 gene encoding beta-galactosidase-1-like protein 2 isoform X1 yields the protein MAILRIRNLHKRKYTIIGLVIVCFIIYKCLGFFSSMPQTGWKRSRKVGLNANSSQFTLEGEPFRILGGSVHYFRVPRAYWRDRLMKMKACGINTLTTYVPWSLHQPEKGAFNFHTQLDLEAYISLAAELGLWVILRPGPYISADMDLGGLPSWLLRDGSMRLRTTHPGFTQAVNTYFDKLIPKVVPLQFKKGGPIIAVQVEDEYGSFAKDQGYMVFIKEALQSRGISELLLTSDNTNTLKSGGVDGVIRSVKLQKLNQRNIQELSVAQPNNPSMVMEYWTGWYDAWGDLHHVLPPEDMVSTVREILRRGMSVNLYMFHGGSSFGFMSGAVSDPSYRALVSSYDYDAPLSEYGEYTAKYHLLRDLFSRYNSRGDILPDMPTLRYREAYEPAIMYQHLSLWDALSFAEGPFKSSKAISMENLPANNANGQSYGYTLYETTITSGGLLQSGDNVRDRALVFVDRRYIGLFNHQNLELAVPDGKDKRTLSFLVENCGRVHRGRDLDKQHKGLVGDILLNHIPLRDFTIYSLDLKPSFIDSLYQAPWKNLPENPSFPGFFMGRLFAYGYPSDTFVKLPGWEKGVVFINGLNLGRYWSIGPQQALYLPGPFLNSGINQVFVFEEQEGDYKVYFEDSPDLGMAAEIQ from the exons ATGGCTATTCTGAGGATAAGAAATCTGCACAAACGGAAATATACAATCATTGGCTTGGTCATAGTTTGCTTCATCATTTATAAGTGTCTTGG CTTCTTTTCCAGCATGCCACAGACAGGCTGGAAGAGAAGTAGAAAGGTGGGCCTGAACGCCAACTCATCCCAGTTCACCCTGGAGGGAGAGCCCTTCCGTATCCTTGGgggatctgttcactatttccGTGTGCCCAGGGCATACTGGAGAGATCGGCTAATGAAGATGAAGGCCTGTGGCATCAACACTCTCACTAC ATATGTTCCATGGAGTCTGCACCAGCCAGAGAAGGGTGCTTTCAACTTTCACACACAGCTGGATTTAGA AGCGTACATATCTCTGGCAGCTGAGCTAGGGTTGTGGGTTATTTTACGTCCTGGGCCCTACATTTCTGCTGACATGGACCTGGGAGGACTGCCAAG CTGGCTCCTCAGGGATGGCAGTATGAGACTAAGGACAACTCACCCAGGCTTCACTCAGGCTGTCAACACTTACTTTGACAAACTTATACCGAAAGTGGTCCCACTACAG TTCAAGAAAGGAGGTCCCATCATTGCAGTGCAGGTTGAAGACGAATATGGATCCTTCGCAAAGGATCAAGGCTACATGGTATTCATAAAGGAG GCTTTACAGTCCAGAGGAATCAGTGAGCTCTTGCTCACATCAGATAACACCAACACATTGAAGTCTGGGGGTGTTGATGGAG TTATCCGGTCAGTAAAGCTGCAGAAACTAAATCAGAGAAACATCCAGGAGCTAAGCGTTGCCCAG CCCAACAACCCTTCCATGGTGATGGAATACTGGACTGGCTGGTATGACGCATGGGGGGACCTTCACCATGTGCTGCCTCCAGAAG ATATGGTGTCTACCGTGAGGGAAATTCTGAGAAGAGGCATGTCTGTCAATCTGTACATGTTCCACGGAGGATCCAGTTTTGGCTTCATGTCTGGAGCAGTCTCTGATCCTTCATACAGAGCTTTAGTCTCCAGCTATG ATTATGATGCTCCATTATCTGAATATGGAGAATACACGGCCAAATACCATCTTCTAAGGGATTTATTTTCTCGATATAACT CAAGAGGAGACATCCTTCCAGACATGCCAACCTTGCGTTACAGGGAGGCCTACGAACCTGCCATTATGTACCAGCATCTGTCATTATGGGATGCTTTAAGCTTTGCTGAGGGT CCTTTCAAGTCATCCAAGGCAATAAGCATGGAGAACCTACCTGCAAACAATGCCAACGGCCAATCATATGGCTACACACTGTATGAGACCACCATCACTAGTGGAGGGTTATTACAGTCGGGAGACAATGTTCGAGATCGTGCCCTG gTGTTTGTAGACAGAAGATATATCGGCCTTTTCAATCATCAGAACCTAGAGCTGGCTGTTCCTGATGGTAAG GACAAGCGTACCTTGAGCTTCCTGGTGGAGAACTGTGGACGAGTTCACCGTGGAAGGGACCTCGACAAACAACACAAAG GACTAGTGGGGGACATTTTATTAAACCACATCCCCCTGAGAGATTTTACTATATACAGCCTGGATCTAAAACCCAGCTTTATCGACAG TCTTTATCAGGCACCTTGGAAAAATCTCCCAGAAAATCCCAGTTTTCCTGGGTTTTTCATGGGGAGGCTGTTTGCATACGGCTATCCGAGTGACACGTTTGTGAAGCTGCCA GGCTGGGAAAAAGGCGTTGTGTTCATAAATGGTTTGAATCTCGGTCGCTACTGGTCAATTGGTCCCCAGCAGGCCCTCTACCTCCCTGGACCCTTTCTCAACAGTGGAATAAACCAG GTCTTTGTGTTTGAGGAGCAAGAGGGTGACTACAAGGTCTACTTTGAGGATTCCCCTGATCTGGGCATGGCAGCAGAAATCCAGTGA
- the LOC105928087 gene encoding beta-galactosidase-1-like protein 2 isoform X2 — translation MAILRIRNLHKRKYTIIGLVIVCFIIYKCLGFFSSMPQTGWKRSRKVGLNANSSQFTLEGEPFRILGGSVHYFRVPRAYWRDRLMKMKACGINTLTTYVPWSLHQPEKGAFNFHTQLDLEAYISLAAELGLWVILRPGPYISADMDLGGLPSWLLRDGSMRLRTTHPGFTQAVNTYFDKLIPKVVPLQFKKGGPIIAVQVEDEYGSFAKDQGYMVFIKEALQSRGISELLLTSDNTNTLKSGGVDGVIRSVKLQKLNQRNIQELSVAQPNNPSMVMEYWTGWYDAWGDLHHVLPPEDMVSTVREILRRGMSVNLYMFHGGSSFGFMSGAVSDPSYRALVSSYDYDAPLSEYGEYTAKYHLLRDLFSRYNSRGDILPDMPTLRYREAYEPAIMYQHLSLWDALSFAEGPFKSSKAISMENLPANNANGQSYGYTLYETTITSGGLLQSGDNVRDRALVFVDRRYIGLFNHQNLELAVPDGQAYLELPGGELWTSSPWKGPRQTTQRTSGGHFIKPHPPERFYYIQPGSKTQLYRQSLSGTLEKSPRKSQFSWVFHGEAVCIRLSE, via the exons ATGGCTATTCTGAGGATAAGAAATCTGCACAAACGGAAATATACAATCATTGGCTTGGTCATAGTTTGCTTCATCATTTATAAGTGTCTTGG CTTCTTTTCCAGCATGCCACAGACAGGCTGGAAGAGAAGTAGAAAGGTGGGCCTGAACGCCAACTCATCCCAGTTCACCCTGGAGGGAGAGCCCTTCCGTATCCTTGGgggatctgttcactatttccGTGTGCCCAGGGCATACTGGAGAGATCGGCTAATGAAGATGAAGGCCTGTGGCATCAACACTCTCACTAC ATATGTTCCATGGAGTCTGCACCAGCCAGAGAAGGGTGCTTTCAACTTTCACACACAGCTGGATTTAGA AGCGTACATATCTCTGGCAGCTGAGCTAGGGTTGTGGGTTATTTTACGTCCTGGGCCCTACATTTCTGCTGACATGGACCTGGGAGGACTGCCAAG CTGGCTCCTCAGGGATGGCAGTATGAGACTAAGGACAACTCACCCAGGCTTCACTCAGGCTGTCAACACTTACTTTGACAAACTTATACCGAAAGTGGTCCCACTACAG TTCAAGAAAGGAGGTCCCATCATTGCAGTGCAGGTTGAAGACGAATATGGATCCTTCGCAAAGGATCAAGGCTACATGGTATTCATAAAGGAG GCTTTACAGTCCAGAGGAATCAGTGAGCTCTTGCTCACATCAGATAACACCAACACATTGAAGTCTGGGGGTGTTGATGGAG TTATCCGGTCAGTAAAGCTGCAGAAACTAAATCAGAGAAACATCCAGGAGCTAAGCGTTGCCCAG CCCAACAACCCTTCCATGGTGATGGAATACTGGACTGGCTGGTATGACGCATGGGGGGACCTTCACCATGTGCTGCCTCCAGAAG ATATGGTGTCTACCGTGAGGGAAATTCTGAGAAGAGGCATGTCTGTCAATCTGTACATGTTCCACGGAGGATCCAGTTTTGGCTTCATGTCTGGAGCAGTCTCTGATCCTTCATACAGAGCTTTAGTCTCCAGCTATG ATTATGATGCTCCATTATCTGAATATGGAGAATACACGGCCAAATACCATCTTCTAAGGGATTTATTTTCTCGATATAACT CAAGAGGAGACATCCTTCCAGACATGCCAACCTTGCGTTACAGGGAGGCCTACGAACCTGCCATTATGTACCAGCATCTGTCATTATGGGATGCTTTAAGCTTTGCTGAGGGT CCTTTCAAGTCATCCAAGGCAATAAGCATGGAGAACCTACCTGCAAACAATGCCAACGGCCAATCATATGGCTACACACTGTATGAGACCACCATCACTAGTGGAGGGTTATTACAGTCGGGAGACAATGTTCGAGATCGTGCCCTG gTGTTTGTAGACAGAAGATATATCGGCCTTTTCAATCATCAGAACCTAGAGCTGGCTGTTCCTGATG GACAAGCGTACCTTGAGCTTCCTGGTGGAGAACTGTGGACGAGTTCACCGTGGAAGGGACCTCGACAAACAACACAAAG GACTAGTGGGGGACATTTTATTAAACCACATCCCCCTGAGAGATTTTACTATATACAGCCTGGATCTAAAACCCAGCTTTATCGACAG TCTTTATCAGGCACCTTGGAAAAATCTCCCAGAAAATCCCAGTTTTCCTGGGTTTTTCATGGGGAGGCTGTTTGCATACGGCTATCCGAGTGA